A portion of the Leptospira kanakyensis genome contains these proteins:
- the grpE gene encoding nucleotide exchange factor GrpE yields the protein MAEETNGSVDEQNVSVEEGQAITDEAIAQAVEGAEKELDNAKKEIETLKDSWLRERAEFQNYKRRTANDLLNARKESIKKFAEGLTGALDNLERVSNVPNQTPEVVAFVEGIKMVQKEFYSVLEKEGIKRLDPKGMAFDPMLMEAIASEESAEFTEETVVETYQAGYYHEEGENKQSIRPARVKVGKPQS from the coding sequence ATGGCAGAAGAAACAAACGGATCCGTTGATGAACAAAATGTGTCAGTCGAAGAAGGGCAGGCCATTACGGATGAAGCCATTGCACAAGCGGTAGAGGGTGCTGAAAAAGAACTCGATAACGCCAAAAAGGAAATCGAAACTTTAAAAGATTCTTGGTTAAGAGAACGTGCGGAGTTTCAAAACTACAAACGTAGAACCGCAAACGACTTGTTAAATGCAAGAAAGGAATCCATCAAAAAGTTCGCGGAAGGACTCACAGGAGCTCTCGACAACTTGGAACGAGTATCCAATGTTCCGAACCAAACTCCGGAAGTGGTCGCTTTTGTAGAAGGGATCAAGATGGTTCAAAAGGAATTTTATTCCGTATTGGAAAAAGAAGGAATCAAACGTTTAGATCCGAAAGGAATGGCGTTTGATCCAATGCTTATGGAAGCCATTGCTTCTGAGGAAAGTGCAGAGTTTACGGAAGAGACGGTTGTGGAAACTTACCAAGCTGGTTATTACCATGAAGAAGGTGAGAACAAACAATCCATTCGCCCTGCACGTGTGAAAGTGGGAAAACCACAAAGTTAA